One Phaseolus vulgaris cultivar G19833 chromosome 4, P. vulgaris v2.0, whole genome shotgun sequence DNA window includes the following coding sequences:
- the LOC137838160 gene encoding AP-4 complex subunit sigma: MGIRFVLMVNKQGQTRLAQYYEYLTLEERRALEGEIVRKCLARNEQQCSFVEHRNYKIVYRRYASLFFLVGVDDDENELAILEFIHLLVETMDRHFGNVCELDIMFHLEKAHFMLEEMVMNGCVVETNKSNILTPIQLMDKTS, translated from the exons ATGGGGATCCGATTCGTGTTGATGGTGAACAAGCAAGGCCAAACGCGCCTTGCTCAGTACTACGAATACCTCACTCTCGAAGAGCGTCGAGCTCTCGAAGGTGAAATCGTTCGCAAATGCCTCGCTCGCAACGAACAACAG TGTTCCTTTGTCGAGCATCGCAACTACAAAATAGTGTACAGGCGCTACGCCTCCTTGTTCTTCCTCGTCGGAGTCGACGATGACGAG AATGAGCTGGCTATTTTGGAATTTATACACCTCTTGGTTGAAACCATGGATCGTCATTTTGGCAATGTG TGCGAGCTAGATATTATGTTCCACTTAGAAAAGGCGCATTTTATGTTGGAGGAAATGGTCATGAATGGTTGTGTTGTGGAGACAAACAAATCAAATATTCTGACTCCGATTCAGCTGATGGATAAAACATCTTGA
- the LOC137838161 gene encoding ATP-dependent 6-phosphofructokinase 3 isoform X2, whose product MVVVHKDGARGVHFRRAGPRQKVYFEADEVQAAIVTCGGLCPGLNTVIRELVCGLNHMYGVKKVLGINGGYRGFYARNTITLTPKSVNDIHKRGGTVLGTSRGGHDTKKIVDSIQDRGINQVYIIGGDGTQKGASVIFEEVRRRGLKVSVVGIPKTIDNDIPVIDKSFGFDTAVEEAQRAINAAHVEAESVENGIGVVKLMGRNSGFIAMYATLASRDVDCCLIPESPFYLEGPGGLFEYIEKRLKENGHMVIVIAEGAGQELVSESVQSMSTQDASGNKLLQDVGLWISQKIKDHFAEQKTLPITLKYIDPTYMIRAVPSNASDNVYCTLLAQSAVHGAMAGYTGYTSGLVNGRQTYIPFYRITERQNHVVITDRMWARLLSSTNQPSFLDVKGDHEEKKEEETLHEHCSKETSASKDISSRIHAAAC is encoded by the exons ATG GTCGTTGTTCACAAAGATGGTGCAAGAGGGGTACATTTTAGGCGTGCTGGGCCTCGTCAAAAG GTGTATTTTGAAGCAGATGAAGTTCAGGCTGCCATTGTTACTTGTGGGGGTCTGTGCCCCGGGCTCAACACTGTCATTAGGGAATTAGTATGTGGCTTGAACCATATGTATGGCGTGAAGAAAGTTTTGGGAATCAAT GGAGGATACAGGGGCTTCTATGCTCGCAACACAATCACTTTAACTCCTAAAAGTGTGAATGATATACATAAGCGTGGGGGGACTGTTCTGGGAACATCGAGAGGTGGACATGACACCAAAAAGATAGTTGACAGTATTCAAGATCGGGGAATCAATCAG GTTTATATCATTGGAGGAGATGGAACTCAGAAGGGAGCATCTGTAATTTTTGAG GAAGTCAGGAGGCGTGGTCTCAAAGTTTCAGTTGTTGGAATCCCCAAAACAATAGACAATGATATCCCG GTTATTGACAAGTCCTTTGGCTTTGACACTGCTGTTGAGGAGGCGCAACGAGCTATAAATGCGGCACATGTTGAAGCTGAAAGTGTTGAGAATGGCATAGGTGTTGTCAAGTTGATGGGTAGAAACAGCG GATTTATTGCAATGTATGCTACCCTTGCAAGTCGAGATGTGGATTGTTGCTTGATTCCGGAGTCACCCTTTTACCTTGAAGGTCCAGGGGGACTTTTTGAATACATAGAGAAAAGACTCAAAGAAAATGGGCACATGGTTATTGTGATTGCTGAAGGAGCAGGACAGGAACTTGTTTCCGAGAGTGTGCAGTCTATGAGCACACAGGATGCTTCTGGAAATAAGCTTCTTCAAGATGTTGGCCTATGGATATCCCAAAAGATTAAG GATCATTTTGCTGAACAGAAGACGCTACCCATAACACTCAAATACATAG ATCCAACTTACATGATCCGTGCTGTTCCAAGCAATGCCTCTGACAACGTGTATTGTACACTTCTTGCTCAAAGTGCTGTTCATGGAGCAATGGCAGGTTACACTGGCTATACAAGTGGACTTGTCAATGGAAGACAAACTTACATACCCTTCTAC AGAATCACTGAGAGACAGAACCACGTAGTGATAACTGATAGAATGTGGGCTAGGCTTTTATCTTCTACAAATCAACCCAGTTTTTTGGATGTGAAGGGTGATCatgaagagaaaaaggaagaagaaacgTTGCATGAACATTGTTCCAAAGAAACCTCTGCTAGCAAAGATATCAGCAGCCGTATCCATGCAGCAGCATGCTAG
- the LOC137838161 gene encoding ATP-dependent 6-phosphofructokinase 3 isoform X1 produces MDSNSNSNFPNHNQDPIKQNGFFHPKLSSEPARSPSRAAAMASPANTDPKVVTGTAGYVLEDVPHLTDYFPNLPTYTNPLQDNPAYSVVKQYFVHVDDSVPQKVVVHKDGARGVHFRRAGPRQKVYFEADEVQAAIVTCGGLCPGLNTVIRELVCGLNHMYGVKKVLGINGGYRGFYARNTITLTPKSVNDIHKRGGTVLGTSRGGHDTKKIVDSIQDRGINQVYIIGGDGTQKGASVIFEEVRRRGLKVSVVGIPKTIDNDIPVIDKSFGFDTAVEEAQRAINAAHVEAESVENGIGVVKLMGRNSGFIAMYATLASRDVDCCLIPESPFYLEGPGGLFEYIEKRLKENGHMVIVIAEGAGQELVSESVQSMSTQDASGNKLLQDVGLWISQKIKDHFAEQKTLPITLKYIDPTYMIRAVPSNASDNVYCTLLAQSAVHGAMAGYTGYTSGLVNGRQTYIPFYRITERQNHVVITDRMWARLLSSTNQPSFLDVKGDHEEKKEEETLHEHCSKETSASKDISSRIHAAAC; encoded by the exons ATGGATTCTAATTCTAATTCCAATTTTCCAAATCACAACCAAGACCCCATCAAACAAAACGGTTTCTTTCATCCCAAGCTGAGCTCCGAACCTGCCAGATCGCCGTCACGCGCCGCTGCGATGGCTTCCCCTGCCAACACCGACCCAAAGGTCGTCACCGGCACAGCTGGTTACGTCCTCGAGGATGTTCCCCATTTGACCGATTACTTTCCTAATCTCCCA ACATACACGAATCCTTTGCAAGACAACCCTGCTTATTCAGTTGTTAA GCAGTACTTTGTGCATGTTGATGACAGCGTTCCTCAAAAG GTCGTTGTTCACAAAGATGGTGCAAGAGGGGTACATTTTAGGCGTGCTGGGCCTCGTCAAAAG GTGTATTTTGAAGCAGATGAAGTTCAGGCTGCCATTGTTACTTGTGGGGGTCTGTGCCCCGGGCTCAACACTGTCATTAGGGAATTAGTATGTGGCTTGAACCATATGTATGGCGTGAAGAAAGTTTTGGGAATCAAT GGAGGATACAGGGGCTTCTATGCTCGCAACACAATCACTTTAACTCCTAAAAGTGTGAATGATATACATAAGCGTGGGGGGACTGTTCTGGGAACATCGAGAGGTGGACATGACACCAAAAAGATAGTTGACAGTATTCAAGATCGGGGAATCAATCAG GTTTATATCATTGGAGGAGATGGAACTCAGAAGGGAGCATCTGTAATTTTTGAG GAAGTCAGGAGGCGTGGTCTCAAAGTTTCAGTTGTTGGAATCCCCAAAACAATAGACAATGATATCCCG GTTATTGACAAGTCCTTTGGCTTTGACACTGCTGTTGAGGAGGCGCAACGAGCTATAAATGCGGCACATGTTGAAGCTGAAAGTGTTGAGAATGGCATAGGTGTTGTCAAGTTGATGGGTAGAAACAGCG GATTTATTGCAATGTATGCTACCCTTGCAAGTCGAGATGTGGATTGTTGCTTGATTCCGGAGTCACCCTTTTACCTTGAAGGTCCAGGGGGACTTTTTGAATACATAGAGAAAAGACTCAAAGAAAATGGGCACATGGTTATTGTGATTGCTGAAGGAGCAGGACAGGAACTTGTTTCCGAGAGTGTGCAGTCTATGAGCACACAGGATGCTTCTGGAAATAAGCTTCTTCAAGATGTTGGCCTATGGATATCCCAAAAGATTAAG GATCATTTTGCTGAACAGAAGACGCTACCCATAACACTCAAATACATAG ATCCAACTTACATGATCCGTGCTGTTCCAAGCAATGCCTCTGACAACGTGTATTGTACACTTCTTGCTCAAAGTGCTGTTCATGGAGCAATGGCAGGTTACACTGGCTATACAAGTGGACTTGTCAATGGAAGACAAACTTACATACCCTTCTAC AGAATCACTGAGAGACAGAACCACGTAGTGATAACTGATAGAATGTGGGCTAGGCTTTTATCTTCTACAAATCAACCCAGTTTTTTGGATGTGAAGGGTGATCatgaagagaaaaaggaagaagaaacgTTGCATGAACATTGTTCCAAAGAAACCTCTGCTAGCAAAGATATCAGCAGCCGTATCCATGCAGCAGCATGCTAG